In Emticicia oligotrophica DSM 17448, a genomic segment contains:
- a CDS encoding FAD-dependent monooxygenase yields MTKKILVVGAGIGGQSVAIGLKKAGFEVDVVEIHKEFNVYGVGIIQQANALRALDAIGVADEAMRRGSPYGKVKLCLPHGVQIGEAGTPPIGRFPSHNGISRRILHDVLFEEAQKVGLKYRMGVTVKTIDNQLDIANVTFSDGTSGSYDIVIAADGVNSKVRKLIFGEFKTNYVGLSVWRYAFKRPTSLDTGYIFFNKKHKLGVIPMTAELCYIFLNSAEGDNPSIPEDQLVDKLKAYMSAYPIAMVQELIPQVTDAKLVNYRTLETLKMPAPWYKNRVVVLGDAAHTTIPQLGSGAALAIEDAVVLIEELQNEGSVEEVFERYMKRRYDRCKMVVEVSETLGAWELLEYTDQPLPEGANMGMLMGKTGMALTEEI; encoded by the coding sequence ATGACAAAAAAAATATTAGTAGTTGGTGCTGGTATTGGAGGGCAGTCGGTTGCGATTGGCCTGAAAAAAGCTGGCTTTGAAGTAGATGTTGTTGAAATTCATAAAGAATTTAATGTTTATGGGGTAGGTATCATTCAGCAGGCCAACGCCCTAAGAGCCTTAGATGCGATTGGGGTTGCCGACGAAGCCATGCGTCGAGGTTCGCCTTATGGTAAAGTGAAACTTTGCTTGCCACATGGTGTTCAGATTGGTGAAGCTGGAACACCACCGATTGGCCGTTTTCCGAGTCATAATGGTATTTCTCGTAGAATTCTGCACGATGTTTTATTTGAAGAAGCACAAAAAGTAGGATTGAAATATCGAATGGGCGTAACTGTCAAAACCATTGATAATCAGCTTGATATAGCTAATGTTACTTTTTCAGATGGTACTTCAGGTAGCTATGATATTGTCATTGCTGCCGACGGCGTGAACTCAAAAGTGCGTAAGCTCATTTTTGGTGAATTCAAAACAAACTACGTAGGCCTTTCAGTTTGGCGATACGCCTTCAAACGTCCTACAAGCTTAGATACTGGCTATATTTTCTTTAATAAAAAACACAAGCTGGGAGTCATTCCGATGACTGCTGAGTTGTGTTATATTTTCCTTAACTCGGCGGAAGGAGATAATCCGAGTATCCCTGAAGACCAATTGGTTGATAAGCTAAAAGCCTATATGTCGGCTTATCCGATTGCGATGGTGCAGGAACTAATTCCGCAAGTAACCGATGCAAAATTGGTCAATTATCGTACACTCGAAACCCTCAAAATGCCCGCTCCGTGGTATAAAAATCGTGTGGTAGTGTTAGGCGATGCCGCTCATACAACCATTCCACAACTCGGCTCGGGGGCAGCTTTGGCTATTGAAGATGCGGTAGTCTTGATTGAAGAATTGCAGAATGAGGGTTCAGTAGAAGAGGTTTTTGAAAGATACATGAAACGTCGCTACGACCGTTGTAAAATGGTAGTAGAGGTTTCAGAGACTTTGGGTGCTTGGGAACTACTCGAATACACCGACCAACCATTGCCTGAAGGTGCAAACATGGGTATGCTCATGGGCAAAACAGGCATGGCATTGACAGAAGAAATATAA
- a CDS encoding antibiotic biosynthesis monooxygenase family protein, which translates to MDNHEIKNSPLGAGGILELARIDIKESTNAEFEAALEIAKGVISQSKGFQRITVKKCIEQTNRYILLIEWDTLEDHTIGFRESELFKEWRALIGPFFLEPPLVQHYS; encoded by the coding sequence ATGGATAATCATGAAATAAAAAACTCCCCTTTAGGGGCTGGGGGTATTCTCGAACTTGCAAGAATTGACATTAAAGAAAGTACAAATGCCGAATTTGAGGCAGCCTTAGAAATTGCCAAAGGAGTGATTTCTCAATCGAAAGGCTTTCAAAGAATAACCGTGAAAAAATGTATCGAACAAACCAATCGCTACATTTTATTGATTGAGTGGGACACCCTCGAAGACCACACCATTGGTTTTCGAGAATCTGAACTTTTCAAAGAATGGCGAGCATTAATCGGCCCGTTTTTCTTAGAGCCACCTTTGGTACAACATTACAGTTAA
- a CDS encoding cyclase family protein gives MKIIDLSVTISEKIKEPLPTKIVYEDHKEGAKKMGGKLFEGLTDVFIDGNGPAGEFLTVTSHCGTHVDAPYHYFPTSEGKPARTIDEMPLEWFFQDGVVLDFTDKPDGYMFEPEDLQEKLDAIGYKLKPLDIVLIRCDADKRIHDDDFVKIHVGASAKATHWLIDQGIKVMGTDGWGWDIPLHIQAADFRENPRPGIIWQAHYVGIEKEYCQIEKLANLDQLPPLGFKVACFPAKIEKASAGWTRAVAILNTPNPSRGI, from the coding sequence ATGAAAATAATAGACCTTTCAGTAACTATTTCTGAAAAAATAAAGGAGCCACTTCCGACCAAAATCGTGTATGAAGACCATAAAGAAGGGGCAAAAAAAATGGGTGGAAAACTCTTTGAAGGCTTGACCGATGTATTTATTGACGGTAATGGTCCTGCGGGTGAATTCTTGACGGTTACGAGTCATTGTGGTACACACGTCGATGCACCTTACCATTATTTTCCAACTTCTGAGGGAAAACCAGCTCGCACGATTGATGAAATGCCCTTAGAATGGTTTTTTCAAGATGGCGTAGTGCTTGATTTTACCGATAAACCCGACGGCTACATGTTTGAACCAGAGGATTTACAGGAAAAATTGGATGCTATCGGCTACAAATTAAAACCACTTGATATTGTGCTAATTCGTTGCGATGCCGATAAACGTATTCATGATGATGATTTTGTGAAAATTCACGTTGGAGCATCGGCAAAAGCTACCCATTGGCTGATAGACCAAGGCATAAAAGTAATGGGAACTGATGGCTGGGGCTGGGATATTCCGTTGCATATTCAGGCGGCCGATTTTAGAGAAAATCCTCGTCCAGGCATTATCTGGCAAGCACATTATGTGGGTATCGAAAAAGAATACTGCCAAATCGAAAAGCTGGCAAATCTTGACCAATTACCACCTTTGGGCTTTAAAGTAGCTTGTTTCCCAGCAAAAATCGAAAAAGCCAGTGCAGGTTGGACGAGGGCAGTAGCGATATTAAACACCCCTAACCCCTCAAGGGGAATTTAG
- a CDS encoding SDR family NAD(P)-dependent oxidoreductase: protein MKTVLVTGGAGEIGSAICKKFAENGFSVLATYNTNSTKAENLLEELNAIRNPQSEIPNHYIFHAPTTDAQKVNDLKAFVEGKYGKLDVLVNNAGITTPIPHNDLEGMTDEWIDKIMQTNFRGGFAMVRAMRDLLDSASDESKDSSLIVNISSIAGIYGIGSNVAYCASKSAIDSMTRSLARALAPKIRVVSVSPGFVEGEYTRNFDPSYLQNQMDNTPLGRFATGVDVANVVFSLATTMTFSTGNIITVDGGRLLK, encoded by the coding sequence ATGAAAACAGTTCTCGTAACAGGCGGTGCAGGAGAAATTGGCTCAGCAATCTGCAAGAAATTTGCCGAAAATGGATTTTCGGTCTTAGCAACCTATAACACAAATTCAACTAAGGCAGAGAATTTATTGGAAGAATTAAACGCAATCCGAAATCCTCAATCCGAAATCCCCAATCATTACATTTTCCACGCTCCAACGACCGATGCACAGAAAGTAAATGATTTAAAAGCTTTTGTAGAAGGAAAGTACGGCAAATTAGATGTTTTGGTAAATAATGCAGGAATTACGACACCCATTCCACATAATGATTTAGAAGGGATGACAGATGAATGGATTGATAAAATCATGCAAACCAATTTTAGAGGGGGTTTTGCGATGGTCAGAGCCATGAGGGATTTATTGGATAGTGCATCTGATGAAAGCAAGGACTCTTCTTTAATAGTAAATATTTCATCTATCGCAGGAATTTATGGAATAGGTAGCAATGTGGCCTATTGTGCCTCAAAATCTGCCATTGATTCAATGACACGCTCCTTGGCAAGGGCTTTAGCTCCAAAAATTAGGGTTGTATCTGTTTCACCAGGCTTTGTAGAAGGAGAATATACCAGAAATTTCGACCCATCTTATTTGCAAAACCAAATGGATAATACACCATTGGGGCGTTTTGCAACTGGTGTTGATGTAGCCAATGTGGTTTTTTCGCTCGCAACAACCATGACATTCTCAACTGGAAATATCATTACGGTTGATGGTGGACGATTGTTAAAATAA